The following are from one region of the Stenotrophomonas lactitubi genome:
- a CDS encoding ankyrin repeat domain-containing protein, which translates to MTELSRSRALSLAFTLGALLALGSALGGLPGAVLAALAQPAFALGISWWRRSRTLLPPKVIARQDLPALLALWTAAPLLLALLLAWPLAALRDSGSLAAVLGLSVLVSAGLLAAWRTWPLWNDVERLDGGLAQHWQALAGRDLSAWRGLGAAALVMALAALVVLPTWPDLLPESARWPSALAVLLLSPLLHLLLQRIAPAPLVSLRSPLGAELPVDRETLFSAVVDTTPLEALAPQELTPALYEAARHGRIDRALQLLQAGADPYSLPDPNWRDQRSLAVLAAVLPDLRLLRELIGRGVDVNAPHRGMTPLLAATRDSWHGRPEAVMTLLANGADSRATDSEGNTPLHHAARSSDPGVAALLRDAAAEVDALNRDGWSPLAVACQVGNWRLARFLLERGARSEPADGTPVLLAAAATEDDDPAGVQLLLKHKARADARDRQRRSALHEAALAGHVDIIGVLLAAGANLEARDALGRTPWLEAARAGRAAVVEHLLPHKPDLVAVDTDGRNAVLLATMAEDVSPLLIKRLLELGIAADGSDPAGRRAVDYAAEAGRWAIVALLDPSYPLPAAVSDGLAERGETASASGLLPDRPPLTLLREALGFGNTDGMAALARLCQPEELGGLLLDPELALEPRAVDWLLAHGADPYVRDACADTPMFALLSRGIDAVPALQVMLQHGLSPAGRGGLARFLAACAQHDQAARGLEQLALELLERGADPFAASPAGDPPLSLAVRLGWLRLQQALLATGVDREARDSHGMTALHLATALARESALKLLVQHGASPEARAADGQTPLGVALSIGRRDLADWLDWRVWPLPRRTLREGDLPAAAMAGDVDAVRRLNDLGFAVDAVDAQGCTALLRAAGGGHLAVVDLLLARGADPQHAAASGATPLSAAVSMRQVEIVSALLDAGAQLEHRLPGGVTVLMLASALGLPDIVARLLTAGADVHAGDAQQLAPLHCAALYGFSARDRSRLLALLDTLLLAGAEPDQAAAGAVTPLLLLMGARAEPGTACDEQVVMAAVERLLDEDVSLDVRDPRGFGPLHLAALHGLPLLVQRLLRAGADPEARDGLNRSPREIAVMRGFIDVAAEFEPRVPGVSSMARFLRDNG; encoded by the coding sequence ATGACTGAGCTTTCCCGCTCCCGCGCTCTGTCGCTGGCCTTCACCCTCGGTGCCTTGCTGGCGCTGGGATCGGCGCTGGGTGGCCTGCCCGGTGCGGTACTGGCGGCCCTGGCGCAACCGGCGTTCGCACTGGGAATCTCGTGGTGGCGACGCAGCCGCACGCTGCTGCCGCCGAAGGTGATCGCCCGCCAGGACCTGCCGGCGCTGCTGGCACTGTGGACCGCCGCGCCGTTGCTGCTGGCCCTGCTGCTGGCCTGGCCACTGGCCGCGCTGCGCGACAGCGGCAGTCTTGCCGCGGTGCTGGGCCTGAGCGTGCTGGTCAGCGCCGGCCTGCTGGCGGCCTGGCGCACCTGGCCGCTGTGGAACGATGTCGAGCGTCTCGATGGTGGCCTGGCCCAACATTGGCAGGCGTTGGCCGGTCGTGACCTCAGCGCCTGGCGTGGCCTTGGCGCGGCAGCACTGGTGATGGCCCTGGCGGCACTGGTGGTACTGCCGACCTGGCCGGACCTGCTGCCGGAAAGCGCACGTTGGCCGTCGGCACTGGCGGTGCTGCTGCTGTCGCCGCTGCTGCACCTGCTGCTGCAGCGCATTGCACCGGCGCCGCTGGTCTCGCTGCGCAGCCCGCTTGGCGCGGAACTGCCAGTCGATCGCGAAACGCTGTTCAGCGCGGTCGTGGACACCACGCCGCTGGAAGCTCTGGCGCCGCAGGAGCTGACCCCGGCCCTGTACGAAGCCGCGCGCCACGGCCGCATCGATCGTGCGCTGCAACTGCTGCAGGCCGGCGCCGATCCGTATTCCCTGCCTGACCCGAACTGGCGCGACCAGCGCAGCTTGGCAGTGCTCGCCGCCGTCCTGCCGGACCTGCGCCTGCTGCGTGAGCTGATCGGCCGCGGCGTCGATGTGAACGCGCCGCATCGCGGCATGACCCCGCTGCTGGCCGCGACCCGCGACAGCTGGCATGGGCGGCCGGAAGCGGTGATGACCCTGCTGGCCAACGGTGCCGATTCGCGCGCCACCGACAGTGAGGGCAATACGCCCCTGCACCATGCCGCGCGCAGTTCCGACCCGGGCGTGGCTGCGCTGCTGCGTGACGCGGCCGCTGAAGTCGACGCACTGAACCGTGATGGCTGGTCGCCGTTGGCGGTGGCCTGCCAGGTCGGCAACTGGCGCCTCGCGCGCTTCCTGCTGGAGCGCGGCGCCCGCAGCGAACCGGCTGACGGCACCCCGGTGCTGCTGGCCGCGGCCGCCACCGAAGACGATGATCCGGCCGGCGTGCAGCTGCTGCTGAAGCACAAGGCACGTGCCGACGCGCGTGACCGCCAGCGCCGCAGCGCGCTGCACGAAGCGGCATTGGCTGGCCACGTGGACATCATCGGCGTGCTGCTTGCCGCCGGTGCCAACCTGGAAGCGCGTGATGCGCTCGGCCGTACCCCGTGGCTGGAAGCTGCACGTGCCGGCCGCGCCGCCGTGGTCGAGCACCTGCTGCCGCACAAGCCCGACCTGGTTGCAGTCGACACCGATGGCCGCAACGCGGTGCTGCTGGCAACGATGGCCGAGGACGTTTCGCCGCTGTTGATCAAGCGCCTGCTGGAACTGGGCATCGCCGCCGACGGCAGCGATCCGGCAGGCCGACGCGCGGTGGACTACGCCGCCGAAGCCGGTCGCTGGGCGATCGTCGCCCTGCTGGATCCGTCTTACCCGTTGCCAGCCGCGGTCAGCGATGGCCTGGCCGAGCGCGGTGAGACGGCCAGTGCCAGCGGCCTGCTGCCCGATCGCCCGCCGCTGACCCTGCTGCGCGAGGCGCTGGGGTTCGGCAATACCGATGGCATGGCCGCACTGGCCAGGCTGTGCCAGCCGGAAGAACTGGGTGGTCTGCTGCTCGATCCGGAGCTGGCGCTGGAGCCGCGCGCGGTCGACTGGCTGCTCGCCCACGGTGCCGATCCGTACGTGCGTGACGCCTGTGCCGATACACCGATGTTCGCGCTGCTGTCGCGTGGCATCGATGCCGTGCCGGCCCTGCAGGTGATGCTGCAGCATGGCCTGTCGCCGGCCGGCCGTGGTGGCCTGGCGCGTTTCCTGGCCGCCTGTGCGCAGCACGACCAGGCGGCGCGTGGCCTGGAACAGCTGGCGCTGGAGCTGCTGGAACGCGGCGCCGATCCGTTTGCTGCCTCGCCGGCCGGTGATCCGCCGCTGTCACTGGCCGTGCGTCTGGGCTGGCTGCGCCTGCAGCAGGCGCTGCTTGCCACTGGCGTGGACCGCGAAGCACGCGACAGCCATGGCATGACCGCCTTGCATCTGGCCACCGCACTGGCGCGCGAAAGCGCCCTGAAGCTGCTGGTGCAGCACGGTGCCTCGCCCGAAGCGCGTGCTGCCGATGGGCAGACGCCGCTGGGCGTGGCGCTGTCGATCGGTCGTCGCGATCTGGCTGATTGGCTGGACTGGCGGGTCTGGCCGCTGCCGCGCAGGACCCTGCGCGAAGGCGATCTGCCGGCCGCCGCGATGGCCGGTGATGTTGATGCCGTGCGTCGTTTGAATGATCTGGGCTTTGCCGTCGACGCCGTCGATGCGCAGGGCTGCACCGCGCTGCTGCGTGCTGCCGGCGGTGGCCATCTGGCCGTGGTCGACCTGCTGCTGGCGCGCGGCGCCGATCCGCAGCATGCCGCTGCCAGTGGTGCGACGCCGTTGTCGGCGGCGGTCAGCATGCGCCAGGTCGAGATCGTCTCGGCCCTGCTCGACGCCGGGGCGCAGCTCGAGCACCGCCTGCCAGGCGGCGTCACCGTGCTAATGCTGGCCTCGGCGCTGGGCCTGCCGGACATCGTGGCGCGCCTGCTCACCGCCGGTGCCGACGTGCATGCCGGCGATGCCCAGCAGCTGGCGCCGCTGCACTGCGCGGCCCTGTATGGCTTCAGTGCGCGCGATCGTTCGCGCCTGCTGGCGCTGCTCGACACCCTACTGCTGGCCGGTGCAGAGCCGGACCAGGCCGCCGCCGGTGCGGTTACGCCGTTGCTGCTGCTGATGGGTGCGCGCGCCGAACCGGGCACCGCCTGCGACGAGCAGGTGGTGATGGCCGCTGTCGAGCGCCTGCTGGATGAAGACGTGAGCCTGGATGTGCGCGATCCGCGTGGCTTCGGCCCGTTGCACCTGGCCGCCCTGCACGGGCTGCCGCTGCTGGTGCAGCGCCTGCTGCGCGCCGGTGCCGATCCGGAAGCGCGCGATGGCTTGAACCGCAGCCCGCGCGAGATCGCGGTGATGCGCGGCTTCATCGACGTCGCCGCCGAGTTCGAGCCGCGCGTGCCGGGCGTATCGTCGATGGCCAGGTTCCTGCGCGACAACGGCTGA
- a CDS encoding YcgL domain-containing protein: MHAYVYKSQLKPDTYVYLARRDDFSALPAPLSASLGALVFVLEVTLDAQHRLAQADPAKVRSELTERGFYLQVPPSVSSMMLRHYD; this comes from the coding sequence ATGCACGCCTACGTCTATAAAAGCCAACTCAAGCCGGACACCTACGTCTATCTCGCCCGACGCGATGACTTCAGCGCTTTGCCTGCGCCGCTGTCGGCGTCGTTGGGTGCGCTCGTCTTCGTGCTGGAAGTGACCCTGGACGCGCAGCACCGGCTGGCCCAGGCCGACCCGGCCAAGGTGCGCAGCGAACTGACCGAGCGCGGGTTCTACCTGCAGGTGCCGCCCTCGGTGAGCAGCATGATGCTGCGCCACTATGACTGA
- a CDS encoding beta-ketoacyl-ACP synthase, with the protein MAADRRVVVTGAAAISPLGHDWPTIQAHLRSCRNAVRSMPEWDVYAGLNTKLAAPAQDYELPPNYNRKTTRSMGKVAIMSVRATEVALREAGLFEHPVLRSGRTGVAYGSSSGSHEATGEFGRMLHEFTTDGISATTYLKMMSHTAPVNIGVFFGLSGRVYTTSSACTSGSQGVGAGYEAIRSGKQTVMVAGGAEQLDATAAAVFDTLFATSTRNDAPHTTPRPFDAGRDGLVLGEGACTLILEDLEHAQARGATILAEIVGYGTNSDGQHVTQPSADTMAQAMRLALEDAGLQPAQIDYVNAHGTATDHGDIAETQATAQVFGSRVPISSLKSYVGHMLGGCGAFEAWMSIEMMRAGWFAPTLNLVEVDPRCGQLDFITGQGRELQAEYVMSNNFAFGGINTSLVFRRWSA; encoded by the coding sequence ATGGCCGCCGATCGTCGCGTGGTGGTCACCGGTGCCGCCGCCATCAGTCCGCTCGGCCACGACTGGCCGACCATCCAGGCCCATCTGCGCAGCTGCCGCAACGCGGTGCGTTCGATGCCGGAATGGGATGTATATGCGGGCCTGAACACCAAGCTTGCCGCGCCGGCGCAGGACTACGAGCTGCCGCCGAACTACAACCGCAAGACCACCCGCTCGATGGGCAAGGTCGCGATCATGTCGGTGCGCGCCACCGAGGTCGCCCTGCGTGAGGCAGGCCTGTTCGAGCACCCGGTGCTGCGCAGCGGCCGTACCGGCGTGGCCTACGGCTCATCGTCGGGCAGCCACGAGGCCACCGGCGAATTCGGCCGCATGCTGCATGAGTTCACCACCGACGGCATCAGCGCCACCACCTACCTGAAGATGATGAGCCACACCGCGCCGGTCAACATCGGCGTGTTCTTCGGCTTGTCCGGGCGTGTCTACACCACCTCCAGTGCCTGTACGTCGGGCAGCCAGGGCGTGGGCGCGGGCTACGAAGCGATCCGCAGCGGCAAGCAGACGGTGATGGTGGCCGGTGGCGCCGAGCAGCTCGACGCCACCGCCGCGGCCGTGTTCGACACCCTGTTCGCCACCAGCACGCGCAACGATGCACCGCACACCACTCCGCGCCCGTTCGATGCCGGCCGTGACGGCCTGGTGCTGGGCGAGGGTGCCTGCACGCTGATCCTGGAGGATCTGGAGCACGCGCAGGCACGCGGCGCGACCATCCTTGCCGAGATCGTGGGCTACGGCACCAACAGCGACGGCCAGCACGTCACCCAGCCCAGCGCCGACACCATGGCCCAGGCCATGCGCCTGGCGCTGGAAGACGCCGGCCTGCAGCCGGCGCAGATCGACTACGTGAACGCCCACGGCACCGCCACCGACCACGGCGACATCGCCGAGACCCAGGCCACCGCCCAGGTGTTCGGCAGCCGCGTGCCGATCAGCTCGTTGAAGAGTTACGTCGGCCACATGCTGGGCGGTTGCGGTGCGTTCGAAGCCTGGATGAGCATCGAGATGATGCGCGCCGGCTGGTTCGCGCCGACCCTGAACCTGGTCGAGGTGGACCCGCGTTGCGGCCAGCTCGACTTCATCACCGGGCAAGGCCGCGAGCTGCAGGCCGAGTACGTGATGAGCAACAACTTCGCCTTCGGCGGCATCAACACCTCGCTGGTGTTCCGTCGCTGGAGCGCGTGA
- a CDS encoding 3-ketoacyl-ACP reductase FabG2: MTGNRSVLVTGASRGIGRAIALRIARDGFDVVVHCRSRVEEAQAVADEIRALGQQARVLAFDVADRAAARAALEADVEANGAYYGVVCNAGIARDGAFPALSEDDWDQVIHTNLDGFYNVLHPLIMPMVRRRKPGRIVTLSSVSGVAGNRGQVNYSAAKAGIIGASKALALELASRQITVNCVAPGLIETDMLNEEVVEHALKLIPAGRVGRPEEVAATVAFLLSEPAGYITRQVISVNGGMI; this comes from the coding sequence ATGACAGGGAATCGAAGCGTGCTGGTGACCGGCGCGAGCCGGGGCATCGGCCGGGCCATTGCGCTGCGTATCGCGCGCGATGGCTTCGACGTGGTGGTGCATTGCCGCAGCCGTGTGGAAGAAGCACAGGCAGTGGCTGACGAGATCCGGGCACTGGGCCAGCAGGCCCGCGTGCTGGCCTTCGACGTGGCCGACCGTGCCGCCGCGCGCGCCGCGCTGGAAGCGGACGTGGAGGCAAATGGCGCCTATTACGGCGTGGTGTGCAATGCCGGCATCGCCCGTGACGGCGCCTTCCCGGCACTGTCCGAGGATGACTGGGACCAGGTGATCCACACCAATCTGGACGGCTTCTACAACGTGCTGCATCCGCTGATCATGCCGATGGTGCGGCGGCGCAAGCCGGGCCGCATCGTCACCCTGTCCTCGGTGTCCGGCGTGGCCGGCAACCGTGGCCAGGTCAATTACAGTGCGGCCAAGGCCGGCATCATCGGCGCCAGCAAGGCATTGGCGCTGGAGCTGGCCAGCCGCCAGATCACCGTCAACTGCGTGGCCCCGGGCCTGATCGAGACCGACATGCTCAACGAAGAAGTGGTCGAACACGCATTGAAGCTGATCCCGGCCGGCCGCGTCGGCCGGCCCGAGGAAGTGGCGGCGACGGTCGCGTTCCTGCTGTCCGAGCCGGCCGGCTACATCACCCGCCAGGTGATTTCGGTCAATGGAGGGATGATCTGA
- a CDS encoding ApeP family dehydratase, translating into MNMPLYAIEEVVPHRQDMCLLDRILRWDQDGIEAELVVPEAGLFIEDGAVPAWVGIEYMAQAIAAWAGCRARTAGNPPQLGFLLGSRRYTSTRSSFPSGTRLQVQARCELLGDNGLGMFACRILAGEEEWAVANVSVFEPADSMAYLESGQA; encoded by the coding sequence ATGAACATGCCGTTGTATGCCATCGAAGAAGTGGTGCCGCACCGCCAGGACATGTGCCTGCTGGACCGCATCCTGCGCTGGGACCAGGACGGCATCGAGGCGGAACTGGTGGTGCCCGAGGCCGGCCTGTTCATCGAAGACGGTGCCGTACCGGCCTGGGTCGGCATCGAATACATGGCCCAGGCCATCGCCGCCTGGGCCGGCTGCCGGGCGCGCACGGCCGGAAACCCGCCGCAGCTGGGCTTCCTGCTCGGCAGCCGGCGCTACACCAGCACGCGCAGCAGCTTCCCCAGCGGCACCCGCCTGCAGGTACAGGCGCGTTGCGAACTGTTGGGCGACAATGGATTAGGGATGTTCGCCTGCCGCATCCTGGCAGGCGAAGAAGAATGGGCGGTTGCCAACGTGTCGGTGTTCGAACCGGCCGACTCGATGGCCTATCTGGAGAGTGGACAGGCATGA
- a CDS encoding beta-ketoacyl-[acyl-carrier-protein] synthase family protein, protein MKSAPIFLNDLGVVCALGDGRAAVAAALFADAPGGLSDNATLLPGRTLALGEVHSPLPTLEALPVSLRGRNNALLDVALAQIAPAVADAISRYGAERVAVVLGTSTSGIGESEQALRTRAEHGHWPEGFDYAQQEMGTAAQFVRERSGALGPAWTLSTACSSSAKALMSAARMLRSGIVDAVIAGGADSLCRFTVAGFSALESVSAVRCNPFSQHRCGINIGEGAALFLLTREPGPVSLAGWGESADAHHMSAPDPQGLGAIDALQQALQRAGWAASEVDYVNLHGTATGHNDAMESHAVVQVLGTDVPASSTKPLTGHTLGASGAIEAALCWILLAENPQQQLPPHWWDGVADPALPALPLVAPATFLPQLPRRVLSNSFAFGGSNAVLALERR, encoded by the coding sequence ATGAAGAGCGCGCCCATTTTCCTCAACGACCTCGGCGTGGTCTGCGCGTTGGGTGACGGCCGCGCCGCGGTGGCGGCTGCGCTGTTTGCCGATGCGCCTGGCGGGCTGAGCGACAACGCCACCCTGCTGCCAGGTCGCACCCTGGCGCTGGGCGAAGTGCACAGCCCCTTGCCGACGCTGGAAGCACTGCCGGTGTCCCTGCGTGGCCGCAACAACGCGCTGCTGGACGTGGCCCTGGCGCAGATCGCGCCGGCCGTTGCCGATGCCATCAGCCGTTACGGCGCCGAGCGCGTGGCCGTGGTGCTGGGCACCAGTACCTCGGGCATCGGTGAATCCGAACAGGCACTGCGTACCCGCGCCGAGCACGGCCATTGGCCCGAAGGCTTCGACTACGCGCAGCAGGAAATGGGTACCGCCGCGCAGTTCGTGCGCGAGCGCAGTGGCGCGCTGGGCCCAGCCTGGACGCTGTCCACGGCCTGTTCGTCCAGCGCCAAGGCGTTGATGTCGGCTGCGCGCATGCTGCGTTCGGGCATCGTCGATGCGGTCATCGCCGGTGGTGCCGATTCCCTGTGCCGGTTCACCGTCGCTGGATTCAGCGCACTCGAATCAGTCTCCGCCGTGCGCTGCAATCCGTTCTCGCAGCATCGCTGCGGGATCAACATCGGCGAGGGCGCCGCGCTGTTCCTGCTGACCCGCGAGCCGGGTCCGGTCAGCCTGGCGGGTTGGGGTGAGTCGGCCGACGCGCACCATATGTCCGCACCGGACCCGCAGGGCCTGGGCGCCATCGATGCCCTGCAGCAGGCGTTGCAGCGTGCTGGCTGGGCAGCTTCGGAAGTGGATTACGTGAACCTGCATGGCACTGCGACCGGTCACAACGACGCGATGGAAAGCCACGCCGTGGTGCAGGTACTGGGCACCGATGTGCCGGCCAGTTCGACCAAACCACTGACCGGCCACACGCTGGGTGCATCCGGTGCGATCGAAGCGGCGCTGTGCTGGATCCTGCTGGCCGAGAATCCGCAGCAGCAACTGCCGCCGCACTGGTGGGACGGCGTGGCCGATCCGGCGCTGCCGGCGTTGCCGCTGGTCGCCCCGGCGACCTTCCTGCCGCAGCTGCCGCGGCGGGTGCTGAGCAATTCGTTCGCCTTCGGCGGCAGCAATGCCGTGCTGGCACTGGAGCGCCGATGA
- a CDS encoding DUF3261 domain-containing protein, producing MQRLIVRLSAVLLCLLLAACASRMPRPLVELPPLRLAPSSLPAPLALQQQLHFRFGSHERDLDALLEADAQQVRLAVQAMGQTGVRLQWDGQQLTQQRAPWLPPQVRAERVLDDLQFALWPTDAIAAALPAGWQVSDDGRLRSLSRDGTVWLQLQRLADGSVQLDNRAEGYTLRIESIDMAGQQ from the coding sequence GTGCAGCGCCTGATCGTCCGCCTTTCTGCGGTCCTGCTGTGCCTGCTGCTGGCCGCCTGTGCCAGCCGCATGCCGCGGCCGCTGGTCGAACTGCCGCCGTTGCGGCTGGCACCGTCCAGCCTGCCGGCGCCGTTGGCCCTGCAGCAGCAGCTGCACTTCCGCTTCGGCAGCCACGAGCGTGATCTGGACGCGCTGCTGGAGGCTGACGCGCAGCAGGTGCGGCTGGCCGTGCAGGCGATGGGCCAGACCGGCGTGCGCCTGCAGTGGGATGGCCAGCAGCTGACCCAGCAGCGTGCACCGTGGCTGCCGCCACAGGTGCGCGCCGAACGCGTGCTGGACGACCTGCAGTTCGCACTGTGGCCGACCGACGCCATTGCCGCCGCGCTGCCGGCCGGCTGGCAGGTGAGCGATGACGGCCGCCTGCGCAGTCTGTCGCGCGACGGCACCGTGTGGCTGCAACTGCAGCGCCTGGCCGATGGCAGCGTGCAACTGGACAACCGCGCCGAGGGCTACACCCTGCGCATCGAATCGATCGACATGGCCGGCCAGCAATGA
- a CDS encoding NAD(P)/FAD-dependent oxidoreductase, which translates to MTTAVDAADSSSHEDVERTEILIIGAGPAGSVAAAMLRQQGRKVLMLERQQFPRFSIGESLLPQSMEYIEAAGLLQDVVEAGFQYKNGAAFVHGEARTAFDFRKKFSPGWGTTYQVQRADFDNVLARGAERMGATLRFGDEVLAVEPGEQPVVNVRRPDGSEYRIEADFILDASGFARLLPRLLDLESPSNFPVRGAIFCHVRDNIPAEADFDRNKILITTHPEHIDVWYWTIPFSNGCCSLGVVAEPSFFERYEGDDLQKLQAIVGEDPNLTSLLANAEWAVLPVRRITGYSANVSSLWGPGYALLGNAGEFLDPVFSSGVTIAFKSAQLASECLKRRYAGETVDWENDFSIPLRAGVKTFRRFVESWYQGGFQKIIYHPDQQPQVRDMISSILAGYAWDTNNPYVADDSGRRMRVLEELCSA; encoded by the coding sequence ATGACTACTGCTGTGGATGCCGCTGATTCTTCCAGCCACGAAGACGTGGAACGTACCGAAATCCTGATCATCGGTGCCGGCCCGGCCGGTTCGGTGGCCGCGGCGATGCTGCGCCAGCAGGGCCGCAAGGTGCTGATGCTGGAACGCCAGCAGTTCCCGCGCTTTTCCATCGGCGAGAGCCTGCTGCCGCAGAGCATGGAATACATCGAGGCGGCGGGTCTACTGCAGGACGTGGTCGAGGCGGGCTTCCAGTACAAGAACGGCGCAGCCTTCGTGCACGGGGAAGCACGCACCGCGTTCGACTTCAGGAAGAAGTTCTCGCCGGGCTGGGGCACTACCTACCAGGTGCAGCGCGCCGACTTCGACAACGTGCTGGCGCGCGGCGCCGAGCGCATGGGCGCGACCCTGCGTTTCGGCGATGAAGTGCTGGCAGTCGAGCCGGGCGAACAGCCGGTGGTGAACGTGCGCCGCCCGGATGGCAGCGAGTACCGCATCGAAGCAGATTTCATCCTCGACGCGTCCGGCTTCGCGCGGCTGCTGCCGCGCCTGCTCGACCTGGAATCGCCGTCCAATTTCCCGGTGCGTGGCGCGATCTTCTGCCACGTGCGCGACAACATCCCGGCCGAAGCGGATTTCGACCGCAACAAGATCCTGATCACCACCCATCCCGAGCACATCGACGTCTGGTACTGGACGATCCCGTTCTCCAACGGCTGCTGCTCGCTGGGTGTGGTTGCCGAGCCGTCATTCTTCGAGCGCTACGAAGGCGACGATCTGCAGAAGCTGCAGGCCATCGTCGGCGAAGATCCGAACCTGACCTCGCTGCTGGCCAACGCCGAATGGGCAGTGCTGCCGGTACGCCGCATCACCGGCTATTCGGCCAACGTCAGCTCGCTGTGGGGCCCGGGCTATGCGCTGCTGGGCAACGCCGGCGAGTTCCTCGATCCGGTGTTCTCCTCCGGCGTCACCATCGCGTTCAAATCCGCGCAACTGGCCAGCGAATGCCTGAAGCGCCGCTACGCGGGCGAGACCGTTGACTGGGAAAACGACTTCTCGATTCCGCTGCGTGCCGGCGTGAAAACCTTCCGCCGCTTCGTCGAAAGCTGGTACCAGGGCGGCTTCCAGAAGATCATCTACCACCCCGACCAGCAGCCGCAGGTGCGCGACATGATCAGCTCCATCCTGGCCGGCTACGCCTGGGACACCAACAATCCGTATGTGGCCGACGACAGCGGCCGCCGCATGCGTGTGCTGGAGGAACTGTGCAGCGCCTGA